The segment TCGTTCGGTCCACGGTTCCCTCCGCGGTGGGGTGCAGCGTGGTGGACCGCGTTCCTGGTCTGTAAGCCCGTGCTACTGGTGGTGCGTCGTCGGGACTGGCGCGGCCTCGACAACATCCCCCAAGAGGGAGGCGTGGTGCTCGCCGTCAATCACGTCTCGGAACTCGATCCGTTGCTCGTGGCTGAAGCGGTGCTCGCCACGGGACGGACTCCGGCTTTCCTGGCCAAGAGCAGCTTGTTCGACAGCGCGATCGTGGGTCGGTGGTTCCGAGCCGCCGGGCACGTCCAGGTAGACCGCGACCATGGTCGCGGCGGATTCGATGCCGCCCTGGAGGCGCTTCGCGCGGGCACTCTCGTCGTGGTGTACCCGGAGGGGTCGATCACCAAGAACAACGACGGCCGTCTGATGGGGCTGAAGTCGGGAGCCGTGCGACTCGCGCTCGAGTCAGGTGCACCGCTGATTCCGGTGGCGCAGCTCGGAGCTCAGCAAGTCCTCCCGGCATACAGTCGACGGCCGCGGCTTCTCAAGCGGCCCGTGGTCACGATCGACGTCGGTCAGCCTCTGGGGTTGGACAACCTTCGCAGGCGCGGATCCGGGCCGGAAGTCGTGCAAATCGGGACCCGCCGCTTGACGAACATCCTGACGACCATGATCGAGGATCTCGTGCGAGGTCGGCGCCCCGTGTGAAGCCCTTTGGCGGGCGTCTGGCCGCTGAACGTCGGGGCGCCACCTCAACCGACGGACAGGCCGAGGAGCTCCTCCCGATGCACGGGAGTTCGCTGAGTGATGGCTCGTTTGCTGAACATGAAGTCGCGCGGCCGGTTGACGCAGTCGGCGGCGATGAGCTCGCCCTCGCGCAGGTAGAAGCAGGCGAAGTCGCGGTCGCACGCCGGGTCGCCGCTCAGGATCACCTCGTCATACCCAGTGTTGAGGCCGGCGATCTGGAGCTTGAGATCGTACTGATCCGACCAGAACCATGGCAGAGCGGCGATCTCCTTGGATTTGCCGCACATCGTCGCCGCGGCCACCTTGGCCTGCTCGCCCGCGCTCGACACTGACTCCAGACGAATCCGGCGGCCGTATCGGGCAATGTCGCCGCTGGCGCAGTCGCCAGCGGCCACGATGTCCGGATCGCTCGTGCGTGCTTGCGAGTCGATCAGGATGCCGTTGTCCACGGTCAGGCCTGCTGCTGCGGCAAGCTCGACGTTCGGTTCGACACCGATTCCGACGATGACCAGGTCGGCGGGGATCGATTCGCCCGTGGACAGGACCACCTCGCGGACCTGGACGTCGCCGGCGAGTGCGTGGACGAGAGCTCCGGTCCGGATGGTGACCCCCTCTTCGCGGTGGATGCGATCGAAGAACGCCGAGACTGCGGGCGCCGTGACGCGCTCGAGGACCCGCTCGGTGGCCTCCAAGACGGTCACCTCCAGACCGAGGGTCCGAAGCGAGGCGGCCGTCTCGAGTCCGATGTAGCCGCCTCCGACGATGACTGCGCGACGGGCAGTGGTGGCGGCGTCCCGGATCAGTTCGACATCGGCGGCTGTGCGCAGGTAGAAGACTCCCGCCAGATCGGCCCCTGGCGCCGGAAGTCGCCGGGCGCGAGCGCCGAGGCACAGCGCGAGCTTGTCGAAGGTCAGGGTCTGCCCGTTGCTCAGCCCAAGCTGTCCCGCCGAACGGTCGATCGCCTCGACCGT is part of the Aeromicrobium sp. Leaf245 genome and harbors:
- a CDS encoding 1-acyl-sn-glycerol-3-phosphate acyltransferase — encoded protein: MRRRDWRGLDNIPQEGGVVLAVNHVSELDPLLVAEAVLATGRTPAFLAKSSLFDSAIVGRWFRAAGHVQVDRDHGRGGFDAALEALRAGTLVVVYPEGSITKNNDGRLMGLKSGAVRLALESGAPLIPVAQLGAQQVLPAYSRRPRLLKRPVVTIDVGQPLGLDNLRRRGSGPEVVQIGTRRLTNILTTMIEDLVRGRRPV
- a CDS encoding NAD(P)/FAD-dependent oxidoreductase, with translation MTLPRAVIVGASHAGAQLAASLRQEKWDGEIILIGNESALPYQRPPLSKAYLSGRSTLEDLAIRSSEFYAKQDIKLMDVTVEAIDRSAGQLGLSNGQTLTFDKLALCLGARARRLPAPGADLAGVFYLRTAADVELIRDAATTARRAVIVGGGYIGLETAASLRTLGLEVTVLEATERVLERVTAPAVSAFFDRIHREEGVTIRTGALVHALAGDVQVREVVLSTGESIPADLVIVGIGVEPNVELAAAAGLTVDNGILIDSQARTSDPDIVAAGDCASGDIARYGRRIRLESVSSAGEQAKVAAATMCGKSKEIAALPWFWSDQYDLKLQIAGLNTGYDEVILSGDPACDRDFACFYLREGELIAADCVNRPRDFMFSKRAITQRTPVHREELLGLSVG